In the genome of Quercus robur chromosome 3, dhQueRobu3.1, whole genome shotgun sequence, one region contains:
- the LOC126717715 gene encoding probable UDP-3-O-acyl-N-acetylglucosamine deacetylase 1, mitochondrial isoform X1: protein MTLAAAFKSSKLISWKSTGRLQQTVAGCIERTGNTLHSGEVSTVKLWPELAGKGRYFDFRSNLIPASVDFAEESPLCTTLHKDGFRIRTVEHLLSALEAAGVDNCRIEMQNSDPKVCEVEVPIFDGSASEWVKAIEQVGLKVATDQCGNSCEKMAPYVNEPVHAWRKDSFVAAFPSQKVHITYGIDFPQVHAIGCQWFSSAPLDNYFYSEQIASSRTFCVYEQVEQMRNSGLIKGGSLDNAIVCSASKGWLNPPLRFPDEPCRHKVLDLIGDLSLFAQFGSQGLPVAHIVAYKGGHALHADMVRQLSNNQEKI from the exons ATGACTCTCGCCGCTGCCTTCAAGTCCTCAAAACTCATCTCCTGGAAATcc ACTGGCAGGCTTCAGCAAACCGTAGCTGGATGCATAGAGCGGACCGGGAACACTCTGCACTCCGGCGAGGTTTCCACCGTGAAACTTTGGCCGGAGCTCGCGGGAAAAGGGAGGTACTTCGATTTCCGGTCAAATTTGATTCCGGCCTCGGTCGATTTTGCGGAAGAATCGCCTCTGTGTACCACGCTCCATAAGGATGGGTTCAGAATTCGAACCGTTGAGCACTTGCTTTCGGCTTTGGAGGCCGCCGGTGTTGATAATTGCAGGATTGAGATGCAGAATTCGGATCCTAAAGTTTGCGAGGTTGAG GTTCCCATTTTTGATGGCTCGGCAAGTGAATGGGTGAAGGCCATAGAACAAGTTGGGTTAAAGGTGGCCACAGATCAGTGTGGGAACAGTTGTGAAAAAATGGCACCTTATGTGAATGAACCAGTGCATGCATGGAGGAAAGATTCTTTTGTTGCTGCATTTCCTTCACAAAAGGTTCACATAACTTATGGGATTGACTTCCCACAG GTGCATGCTATTGGCTGTCAGTGGTTTTCTTCAGCACCGCTGGATAATTATTTTTACTCCGAGCAGATAGCTTCATCAAGAACCTTTTGTGTTTATGAGCAG GTGGAGCAAATGCGTAATTCTGGGCTCATAAAAGGGGGCTCACTGGACAATGCCATTGTTTGTAG TGCCAGCAAAGGTTGGTTGAACCCCCCACTGCGTTTCCCTGACGAACCGTGTCGCCATAAGGTCTTAGATCTTATTGGTGACCTTTCCCTTTTTGCACAGTTTGGCAGTCAAGGGCTTCCGGTGGCACATATAGTGGCATACAAG GGTGGCCATGCACTACATGCTGATATGGTACGTCAGCTATCAAACAATCAAGAGAAGATTTGA
- the LOC126717717 gene encoding E3 ubiquitin protein ligase RIE1, with protein sequence MSSQSSSTSTATTAPEPQAPLLHPRQGSSDTATTRPTTLALLLGRASGRRGPSMLVRETAARQLEERRADWGYSKPVVALDIMWNVAFVVVSVAMLLLTLDEKPNTPIRLWICGYALQCGVHVGLVWMEYRRRNPRRAASRARVAGDEESQQAVEVRREEGNDSEDEDDNGGFAPRSSAVKRCESVNTMASFLWWIVGFYWVVSGGDILLRDAPRLYWLAVVFLAFDVFFAIFCVVLACLIGIALCCCLPCIIAILYAVAGQEGASEADLSILPKYRFRALSNEAKPNGGAGSMVPVETSSGYLAIERILLPEDAECCICLSSYEDGAELHTLPCNHHFHSTCIVKWLKMNATCPLCKYNILKGSEQV encoded by the exons ATGTCATCGCAAtcctcctccacctccaccGCCACCACCGCGCCTGAGCCACAAGCTCCACTCCTCCACCCCCGCCAAGGCAGCTCCGACACCGCAACCACCCGCCCCACCACTCTGGCCTTGCTCCTGGGCCGCGCCTCGGGCCGGCGAGGCCCGTCCATGCTGGTGAGGGAGACGGCGGCGCGGCAGCTGGAGGAGCGCCGGGCCGACTGGGGGTACTCGAAGCCCGTGGTGGCTCTGGACATCATGTGGAACGTGGCGTTCGTGGTGGTCTCGGTGGCCATGCTGTTGTTGACTCTAGACGAGAAGCCGAACACGCCGATTCGGCTCTGGATCTGCGGCTACGCACTGCAGTGCGGGGTGCATGTGGGGCTGGTTTGGATGGAGTACCGGAGGAGGAACCCGCGGAGGGCGGCGTCGAGAGCTAGGGTTGCGGGGGACGAGGAGAGTCAGCAGGCGGTGGAGGTTAGGAGAGAGGAAGGGAATGATAGCGAGGACGAAGACGACAACGGCGGTTTTGCGCCCCGGTCTAG TGCTGTTAAACGTTGTGAATCGGTGAATACGATGGCATCATTTCTTTGGTGGATAGTTGGCTTTTATTGGGTTGTCTCTGGTGGAGATATACTTCTGCGAGATGCTCCACGTTTGTACTG GTTGGCTGTGGTGTTTCTGGCATTCGATGTCTTCTTTGCcatattttgtgttgttttggcATGTTTGATTGGGATTGCTCTCTGTTGCTGCTTGCCATGCATAATTGCCATTCTTTATGCTGTTGCAGGACAG GAAGGAGCATCAGAAGCAGATCTTAGCATCCTTCCAAAATACAGATTTCGAGCATTGAGCAATGAGGCAAAGCCTAATGGGGGAGCAGGGTCAATGGTTCCTGTGGAAACGAGTAGTGGATACTTGGCAATTGAACGTATACTTCTACCTGAGGACGCG GAATGTTGTATATGTCTCAGCTCATATGAGGATGGAGCAGAGCTCCATACTCTTCCCTGCAACCATCATTTCCATTCTACATGCATTGTGAAGTGGCTTAAGATGAATGCAACATGTCCACTCTGCAAGTACAACATTCTCAAGGGAAGTGAACAGGTATAA
- the LOC126717715 gene encoding probable UDP-3-O-acyl-N-acetylglucosamine deacetylase 1, mitochondrial isoform X2: protein MTLAAAFKSSKLISWKSTGRLQQTVAGCIERTGNTLHSGEVSTVKLWPELAGKGRYFDFRSNLIPASVDFAEESPLCTTLHKDGFRIRTVEHLLSALEAAGVDNCRIEMQNSDPKVCEVEVPIFDGSASEWVKAIEQVGLKVATDQCGNSCEKMAPYVNEPVHAWRKDSFVAAFPSQKVHITYGIDFPQVHAIGCQWFSSAPLDNYFYSEQIASSRTFCVYEQTWWFCLTLCNVQGGWKHYKEKFTVMKKNPEFKSRQASDIGQGGNKLWWSKCVILGS, encoded by the exons ATGACTCTCGCCGCTGCCTTCAAGTCCTCAAAACTCATCTCCTGGAAATcc ACTGGCAGGCTTCAGCAAACCGTAGCTGGATGCATAGAGCGGACCGGGAACACTCTGCACTCCGGCGAGGTTTCCACCGTGAAACTTTGGCCGGAGCTCGCGGGAAAAGGGAGGTACTTCGATTTCCGGTCAAATTTGATTCCGGCCTCGGTCGATTTTGCGGAAGAATCGCCTCTGTGTACCACGCTCCATAAGGATGGGTTCAGAATTCGAACCGTTGAGCACTTGCTTTCGGCTTTGGAGGCCGCCGGTGTTGATAATTGCAGGATTGAGATGCAGAATTCGGATCCTAAAGTTTGCGAGGTTGAG GTTCCCATTTTTGATGGCTCGGCAAGTGAATGGGTGAAGGCCATAGAACAAGTTGGGTTAAAGGTGGCCACAGATCAGTGTGGGAACAGTTGTGAAAAAATGGCACCTTATGTGAATGAACCAGTGCATGCATGGAGGAAAGATTCTTTTGTTGCTGCATTTCCTTCACAAAAGGTTCACATAACTTATGGGATTGACTTCCCACAG GTGCATGCTATTGGCTGTCAGTGGTTTTCTTCAGCACCGCTGGATAATTATTTTTACTCCGAGCAGATAGCTTCATCAAGAACCTTTTGTGTTTATGAGCAG aCATGGTGGTTTTGTTTGACACTTTGCAATGTTCAAGGTGGTTGGAAGCATTATAAAGAGAAGTTTactgttatgaaaaaaaatccagaatTTAAATCTAGACAAGCAAGTGACATAGGACAAGGGGGGAACAAATTGTG GTGGAGCAAATGCGTAATTCTGGGCTCATAA
- the LOC126717715 gene encoding probable UDP-3-O-acyl-N-acetylglucosamine deacetylase 1, mitochondrial isoform X3 encodes MTLAAAFKSSKLISWKSTGRLQQTVAGCIERTGNTLHSGEVSTVKLWPELAGKGRYFDFRSNLIPASVDFAEESPLCTTLHKDGFRIRTVEHLLSALEAAGVDNCRIEMQNSDPKVCEVEVPIFDGSASEWVKAIEQVGLKVATDQCGNSCEKMAPYVNEPVHAWRKDSFVAAFPSQKVHITYGIDFPQVHAIGCQWFSSAPLDNYFYSEQIASSRTFCVYEQVEQMRNSGLIKGGSLDNAIVCRVAMHYMLIWYVSYQTIKRRFERITLISLLLK; translated from the exons ATGACTCTCGCCGCTGCCTTCAAGTCCTCAAAACTCATCTCCTGGAAATcc ACTGGCAGGCTTCAGCAAACCGTAGCTGGATGCATAGAGCGGACCGGGAACACTCTGCACTCCGGCGAGGTTTCCACCGTGAAACTTTGGCCGGAGCTCGCGGGAAAAGGGAGGTACTTCGATTTCCGGTCAAATTTGATTCCGGCCTCGGTCGATTTTGCGGAAGAATCGCCTCTGTGTACCACGCTCCATAAGGATGGGTTCAGAATTCGAACCGTTGAGCACTTGCTTTCGGCTTTGGAGGCCGCCGGTGTTGATAATTGCAGGATTGAGATGCAGAATTCGGATCCTAAAGTTTGCGAGGTTGAG GTTCCCATTTTTGATGGCTCGGCAAGTGAATGGGTGAAGGCCATAGAACAAGTTGGGTTAAAGGTGGCCACAGATCAGTGTGGGAACAGTTGTGAAAAAATGGCACCTTATGTGAATGAACCAGTGCATGCATGGAGGAAAGATTCTTTTGTTGCTGCATTTCCTTCACAAAAGGTTCACATAACTTATGGGATTGACTTCCCACAG GTGCATGCTATTGGCTGTCAGTGGTTTTCTTCAGCACCGCTGGATAATTATTTTTACTCCGAGCAGATAGCTTCATCAAGAACCTTTTGTGTTTATGAGCAG GTGGAGCAAATGCGTAATTCTGGGCTCATAAAAGGGGGCTCACTGGACAATGCCATTGTTTGTAG GGTGGCCATGCACTACATGCTGATATGGTACGTCAGCTATCAAACAATCAAGAGAAGATTTGAAAGAATAACATTGATATCATTACTACTCAAATGA